Proteins from a genomic interval of Paenibacillus lentus:
- a CDS encoding sensor histidine kinase, with protein sequence MIRKYLIERRSWILLVIALQLLTLSIAYIDPEIQLRSVLYIVFLSTMIFVIFLVVRYHQETRFYKHLEEWKPHLDVSDLAEGHRPFERITHTLLLEQTKELKEEAAHNRNMLEEEKDYLLSWIHEVKTPLTAMHLMLERLDDETLKTQLTYEWLRIHLLLDQQLHQKRIPSIENDLYIERLNLKSILFAEIRTLRSWCMQKGLGFEVDLQETEVLSDAKWLAFILRQLLTNAVKYSESGDINVKSYTRGDHIVLEIQDQGRGIDSRDLPRIFDKGFTSTTRHHEEKATGMGLYLAHKAAQPLHILMNITSKPRTGTTAILTFPQQNAFVQIQGE encoded by the coding sequence GTGATTAGAAAATACCTGATTGAACGCCGCAGCTGGATTTTGCTCGTCATTGCCCTGCAGCTGCTCACCTTGTCCATCGCCTATATCGACCCGGAGATTCAACTTCGCTCCGTGCTCTACATCGTTTTTCTATCTACAATGATCTTCGTCATCTTTCTCGTCGTCCGTTATCACCAGGAGACCCGGTTCTATAAACATTTGGAGGAATGGAAGCCGCATCTCGACGTGAGTGACCTAGCGGAAGGACATCGCCCCTTCGAGAGAATTACCCATACCCTGCTCCTTGAACAGACTAAAGAGCTCAAAGAAGAAGCCGCGCATAACCGTAACATGCTCGAAGAGGAAAAGGACTATCTCCTGTCTTGGATTCATGAGGTGAAGACGCCATTGACTGCGATGCATCTCATGCTAGAGCGGCTGGATGATGAGACTCTGAAGACGCAATTGACCTACGAATGGCTGCGCATCCACCTCCTGCTTGATCAACAGCTGCACCAGAAGCGAATCCCCTCTATCGAGAATGATTTATATATCGAGCGGCTTAACCTAAAGTCGATACTCTTCGCGGAAATACGCACCTTGCGATCATGGTGCATGCAGAAGGGACTTGGCTTTGAGGTGGATTTACAGGAAACCGAGGTGCTGAGCGATGCGAAGTGGCTAGCCTTCATTCTCCGGCAACTGCTAACTAACGCCGTAAAATATAGCGAGTCAGGAGACATCAACGTGAAGAGCTATACCCGCGGCGACCACATTGTCCTGGAAATACAAGATCAAGGCCGGGGAATCGATTCACGGGATCTTCCCCGCATTTTTGATAAAGGCTTCACCTCGACGACCAGGCACCATGAAGAAAAGGCGACCGGCATGGGTCTGTACTTAGCCCACAAAGCCGCCCAGCCACTTCATATCCTCATGAATATCACTTCCAAGCCAAGAACGGGAACAACTGCAATTCTTACCTTCCCTCAGCAAAATGCGTTCGTCCAAATTCAAGGCGAATAG
- a CDS encoding response regulator transcription factor produces MFKILLIEDDASLFGEIRERLQQWSYDVYGIEDFSSVMQKFADVKPDLVIIDIQLPKFDGFHWCRLIRAHSHVPIIFLSSRDHPTDMVMSMQLGADDFIQKPFHFDVLVAKIQATLRRVYDYNSEAVSLRTWCGATIDYEKNTVRNKEGSVELTKNEIYILKLLIEQKNKIVTREELIKRLWDDERFVSDNTLTVNVNRLRKKLDELGLGRMIETKVGQGYIAIQEETMTGQDYRAPQAGEGRD; encoded by the coding sequence ATGTTTAAAATTTTGCTGATCGAAGACGACGCCAGCCTATTCGGCGAAATTCGAGAACGACTACAGCAATGGAGCTATGATGTATACGGCATCGAAGATTTCAGCAGCGTCATGCAGAAGTTCGCAGACGTGAAGCCCGATCTGGTCATTATTGATATCCAGCTGCCGAAGTTTGATGGCTTTCATTGGTGCCGGTTGATTCGCGCCCATTCCCATGTGCCGATTATCTTCCTGTCGTCGCGGGACCATCCCACGGATATGGTCATGTCCATGCAATTAGGGGCAGACGATTTCATTCAGAAGCCTTTCCACTTCGATGTGCTTGTAGCGAAAATTCAGGCCACCTTGCGCCGGGTCTATGATTATAATTCAGAAGCAGTCTCACTCCGAACCTGGTGCGGGGCGACGATCGATTATGAGAAGAACACGGTTAGGAATAAGGAAGGCTCCGTCGAGCTGACCAAGAATGAGATTTACATACTAAAGCTGCTCATTGAGCAGAAGAACAAAATCGTTACGCGGGAAGAGCTGATTAAGAGACTCTGGGATGACGAGCGCTTCGTTAGCGACAATACGCTGACAGTCAACGTAAATCGACTGCGCAAGAAGCTGGACGAGCTTGGCTTGGGCCGCATGATTGAGACGAAGGTGGGGCAAGGCTATATCGCTATCCAGGAGGAGACAATGACCGGGCAAGATTACAGGGCTCCCCAGGCTGGTGAAGGCCGTGATTAG